One Urocitellus parryii isolate mUroPar1 chromosome 9, mUroPar1.hap1, whole genome shotgun sequence DNA segment encodes these proteins:
- the Arl5b gene encoding ADP-ribosylation factor-like protein 5B isoform X2: protein MNEVVHTSPTIGSNVEEIVVKNTHFLMWDIGGQESLRSSWNTYYSNTEFIILVVDSIDRERLAITKEELYRMLAHEDLRKAAVLIFANKQDMKGCMTAAEISKYLTLSSIKDHPWHIQSCCALTGEGLCQGLEWMTSRIGVR, encoded by the exons ATGAATGAAGTGGTCCATACTTCTCCAACTATAGGAAGCAATGTTGAAGAAATAGTTGTAAAGAATACTCATTTTCTTATGTGGGATATTGGTGGTCAAGAGTCCCTACGGTCATCTTGGAACACATATTACTCAAACACAGAG TTCATCATTCTCGTTGTTGATAGTATTGACAGGGAACGACTAGCTATTACGAAAGAAGAATTATACAGAATGTTGGCTCATGAG GATTTAAGGAAAGCTGCAGTCCTTATCTTTGCAAATAAACAGGATATGAAAGGGTGTATGACGGCAGCTGAAATCTCTAAATACCTCACCCTTAGTTCAATTAAGGATCATCCATGGCACATTCAGTCTTGCTGTGCTTTAACAGGAGAAGG GTTATGCCAAGGTCTAGAGTGGATGACCTCCCGGATTGGCGTAAGATAA